One genomic window of Punica granatum isolate Tunisia-2019 chromosome 1, ASM765513v2, whole genome shotgun sequence includes the following:
- the LOC116192816 gene encoding serine/arginine repetitive matrix protein 1-like: MEADIHVDSPLQYASIQIISMQNRYEVFVCGDNKIEKMETGVLDQLLPYLPALKELYAKGSSSNLKLQLPENLHGSRWFTKSTLNRFLNVVSSSELIIKTKAIRGEMSQLEEARKFQISVPAPKHEGDLDSSDTSRNELLRAMDLRFGALRGELALAFCEVASSMYAAEEIGNLAMFSRHFGAIEIENALRGALKSSLRDQKGDPLLNNGSSARAIESRESVFPRPNNSEMPVQYNVSPAQVAQVERDSSTTGSDDSCISDSEDQTSAERSRALARSGSRRRSASPMRRIQIGRSGPRKPAALTIKSLGYFPGRDRGLFAQEEIPANEEGPDQQSGKKPEGDVKRMSVQDKIKIFESKQRDQAAEIEKRRSLATIGANKSVLRRWSAGMGESSSQRGPESDHEDSSPMKPADAPVAISVDEEIPNGSIEMKVEGEEDEDGSLELEHAENESDNKPEHEESGQKLTASAEWTRQKEAELNEMLMKMMETKRDPVKSQRGRTTQELPLEQRGGFYNQYKQKRDEKLQGENAGKRAEKQAKFKAMQEVLNERKVAMASANVNDTGKKVAARKPQQRMIRSVPAQPAKPKKEALSASATKKATPSRTSPLPPTRKSWPSNPSATAPRGTGISPAKTPSGLSSAGTTPTRRKPQPLGPPPPSVSRPKSTKVEKPQMQRKPAKEAPRTNNVRSSKGVVENKKVQPVSRTSKTAKTRPLSGSSDGSGEVPAKPSFYNKVTKKSSVVPLESKPLRKNAVMGAGPLAVPSVTKKSSKPPEEPVNNGLNPSEVQEPEQIDAMPEKVRQHESVEKEAENSIPEPDVTVVTETRENGHEEVCESETFDPVASTEVEHGLKSTVVESTDIRAEEEEEGPTISPMTWVEIEEEQQEEETNRREYLHTSQIEPSITTVPIGSSSPRIRHSLSQMLQEESSEPDINEWGNAENPPSMIFHKDAPKGLKRLLKFARKSKGDGNSSGWSSPSVYSEGEDDSEDPRTSSKRSTDKLLLKAALHAKNFGHPKTFQADGYDKHLDAYDQISGHSGSHKFQDGRGLSAASTTKATRSFFSLSAFRGSKPNETKLR, translated from the exons ATGGAAGCTGATATACATGTCGATTCACCTCTGCAATATGCTTCAATCCAAATTATATCTATGCAGAATCG GTATGAAGTTTTCGTTTGTGGAGacaacaaaatagaaaaaatggaAACTGGAGTTCTCGACCAGTTACTTCCATACTTGCCTGCTCTGAAAGAATTATATGCCAAAGGCTCCAGTTCGAACTTAAAGCTGCAACTTCCCGAGAACCTTCATGGTTCAAGATGGTTCACGAAGTCAACTCTCAACAG ATTCCTGAATGTCGTGAGCTCATCGGAGCTCATAATTAAGACCAAAGCTATAAGGGGTGAGATGTCTCAGTTGGAGGAGGctagaaaatttcaaatttcggTTCCTGCACCGAAG CATGAAGGAGACCTAGACTCTTCAGATACTTCAAG AAATGAATTGCTAAGAGCCATGGATCTGAGGTTTGGCGCTTTAAGAGGGGAGCTAGCTTTGGCTTTCTGTGAAGTTGCTTCTTCTATGTACGCTGCTGAAGAAATCGGCAACTTAGCCATGTTTTCTCGACATTTTGGAGCAATTGAGATCGA gAATGCCTTGCGCGGTGCTCTAAAGTCGAGTCTAAGGGACCAGAAAGGCGATCCATTGCTCAACAATGGGTCCTCTGCAAGGGCTATAGAAAGCAGGGAATCTGTATTCCCTAGGCCAAATAACTCAGAGATGCCAGTGCAGTACAATGTTTCACCTGCGCAAGTTGCACAGGTCGAGCGAGACAGCTCGACTACCGGAAGCGATGATTCTTGCATATCGGACAGTGAGGATCAGACTTCTGCCGAGAGGAGTCGGGCTCTAGCTAGATCGGGTTCTCGTAGAAGGTCTGCTTCTCCCATGAGGAGGATCCAGATCGGGAGGAGCGGGCCCCGCAAGCCTGCGGCCCTAACCATCAAGAGTCTAGGCTATTTTCCAGGACGAGACAGAGGATTGTTTGCTCAGGAGGAGATTCCTGCAAACGAGGAAGGACCTGACCAACAGAGTGGAAAGAAACCTGAAGGAGATGTGAAGAGGATGAGTGTACAAGACAAGATCAAAATCTTCGAGAGTAAGCAAAGGGATCAGGCAGCAGAGATCGAGAAGAGACGGTCTTTGGCAACTATAGGAGCAAATAAATCTGTGCTTAGAAGATGGAGTGCGGGGATGGGGGAATCCTCATCTCAGCGTGGACCTGAATCGGATCACGAGGACTCTTCTCCTATGAAACCTGCTGATGCTCCTGTTGCTATTTCGGTTGATGAAGAGATTCCCAATGGTTCTATTGAAATGAAAGTTGAAggtgaagaagatgaggatggAAGTTTAGAATTGGAACATGCAGAGAATGAGTCAGATAATAAGCCCgaacacgaggaaagtggtcagAAATTGACTGCCTCAGCTGAATGGACGCGGCAGAAGGAGGCGGAGTTGAATGAGATGCTGATGAAAATGATGGAGACCAAGCGGGATCCAGTCAAGTCCCAGAGAGGAAGAACAACCCAAGAACTTCCACTTGAGCAAAGGGGTGGGTTCTACAATCAGTACAAACAAAAGAGAGACGAGAAGCTCCAAGGAGAGAATGCGGGGAAACGGGCCGAGAAGCAAGCTAAGTTTAAGGCAATGCAAGAGGTTCTCAATGAGAGGAAAGTGGCTATGGCCTCTGCGAATGTGAATGATACGGGGAAGAAAGTAGCCGCGAGGAAGCCCCAACAGAGGATGATTAGGTCAGTTCCAGCTCAACCGGCTAAACCGAAGAAGGAAGCATTGAGTGCTTCAGCAACAAAGAAGGCAACTCCATCTCGGACTTCTCCTTTGCCCCCAACAAGAAAATCGTGGCCTTCAAACCCATCTGCCACTGCTCCAAGAGGAACTGGGATTTCACCGGCAAAGACACCAAGCGGCCTTTCTTCTGCAGGGACCACGCCCACACGGAGAAAGCCACAGCCTCTGGGCCCACCTCCACCGTCGGTTTCTCGTCCGAAATCGACTAAGGTTGAAAAACCTCAGATGCAGAGAAAGCCTGCCAAAGAAGCCCCGAGAACAAATAACGTCAGGAGCTCCAAGGGGGTTGTGGAAAACAAGAAGGTTCAACCGGTCTCTAGAACCAGCAAGACTGCGAAAACAAGACCTTTGAGCGGTTCTTCGGATGGTTCGGGTGAGGTGCCAGCTAAACCTAGCTTCTACAATAAGGTCACGAAGAAGAGCAGTGTGGTGCCTCTGGAATCGAAACCTCTGCGTAAGAATGCTGTAATGGGTGCTGGTCCTCTTGCTGTTCCCTCTGTTACTAAAAAATCTAGTAAACCGCCTGAAGAACCTGTCAATAATGGTCTAAATCCTAGTGAAGTTCAGGAACCTGAACAAATTGATGCTATGCCAGAGAAGGTGAGACAGCATGAATCAGTGGAAAAAGAAGCTGAAAACAGCATTCCTGAACCTGATGTAACCGTAGTAACAGAGACGCGAGAAAATGGGCACGAGGAAGTTTGTGAATCGGAGACCTTCGACCCAGTTGCTAGCACTGAAGTTGAACATGGACTTAAAAGTACTGTAGTAGAATCCACAGACATCCGagccgaagaagaagaagaagggccCACAATATCCCCTATGACCTGGGTCGAGATTGAAGAAGAGCAGCAAGAGGAGGAGACCAATCGACGAGAATACCTCCATACATCACAAATAGAACCGTCGATTACTACTGTCCCCATTGGGTCCTCAAGCCCACGGATCCGGCACTCTCTGTCTCAGATGCTGCAGGAAGAGAGTAGCGAGCCTGATATCAATGAATGGGGGAATGCCGAGAACCCTCCCTCCATGATATTCCACAAGGATGCTCCCAAGGGACTGAAGAGACTGCTCAAGTTTGCTCGGAAGAGCAAGGGAGATGGTAACTCATCGGGATGGTCGAGCCCGTCCGTCTATTCTGAGGGAGAGGATGACTCTGAGGATCCAAGGACTTCCAGCAAAAGAAGCACTGATAAGCTGCTGCTCAAGGCGGCTCTCCACGCGAAGAACTTTGGGCATCCGAAAACCTTCCAGGCTGATGGATATGACAAACATTTGGATGCTTATGATCAAATATCAG GCCATTCTGGTTCGCATAAGTTCCAGGACGGTCGTGGCTTGTCTGCAGCTTCTACAACTAAAG CAACAAGGTCgttcttctctctctcagcATTTAGAGGCAGCAAACCGAACGAGACCAAGCTCCGTTAA